A single window of Shewanella sp. Choline-02u-19 DNA harbors:
- a CDS encoding sigma-54 dependent transcriptional regulator produces the protein MMQKDQRILLVGNQSERINRLSCVFEFLGEQVELVGFDKLELYTKQARFRAIVLPAEAQSKELIQSLAGALPWQPFLLLGDVADVKASNILGCIEEPLNYPQLTELLHFCQVFGQVKRADVPTSANQTKLFRSLVGRSEGIANVRHLISQVASSEATVLILGQSGTGKEVVARNIHYISERRDGPFIPVNCGAIPAELLESELFGHEKGSFTGAISARKGRFELAEKGTLFLDEIGDMPLQMQVKLLRVLQERVFERVGGSKSIAADVRVVAATHRNLENMIEEGSFREDLYYRLNVFPIEMPALCERKEDIPLLLQELVSRVYNEGRGRVRFTQRGIESLKEHAWSGNVRELSNLVERLTILYPGGLVDVNDLPIKYRHIDVPEYCIEVSEEELERDALASIFNDDEPIDIPESRFPSELPPEGVNLKDLLAELEIDMIRQALDQQDNVVARAAEMLGIRRTTLVEKMRKYGLGKD, from the coding sequence ATGATGCAAAAAGATCAACGAATTCTACTTGTCGGTAACCAGTCAGAGCGAATTAATCGCTTGTCATGTGTTTTTGAGTTTTTAGGTGAGCAAGTCGAGTTAGTCGGTTTCGACAAACTTGAGTTGTATACAAAACAAGCGCGTTTTCGTGCGATTGTTTTGCCCGCTGAAGCTCAATCAAAAGAACTTATTCAGTCTTTGGCTGGAGCGCTTCCGTGGCAGCCATTTTTGCTGCTGGGTGACGTTGCCGATGTTAAAGCCTCGAATATTCTTGGCTGTATCGAAGAACCACTAAATTATCCTCAGCTCACTGAGTTACTTCACTTCTGCCAAGTTTTTGGCCAAGTGAAGCGAGCTGATGTGCCTACTAGTGCCAATCAAACAAAACTGTTTCGCAGCCTCGTTGGCCGCAGTGAAGGTATCGCCAACGTGCGCCACCTCATTAGCCAAGTTGCCAGTTCTGAAGCCACAGTGTTAATCCTTGGGCAATCAGGTACAGGTAAAGAGGTCGTAGCACGAAATATTCATTATATTTCAGAGCGTCGCGATGGACCGTTTATTCCAGTTAACTGTGGTGCAATACCGGCAGAACTGTTAGAAAGCGAGTTGTTTGGCCACGAGAAAGGCTCATTTACCGGTGCAATTAGTGCCCGTAAAGGTCGATTCGAATTAGCAGAAAAAGGCACTCTGTTTCTGGATGAAATAGGCGACATGCCGCTGCAAATGCAAGTTAAGCTGCTACGTGTATTACAAGAGCGAGTATTTGAACGTGTGGGTGGCAGTAAGTCTATTGCGGCTGACGTTCGAGTTGTTGCGGCGACACATAGAAATCTTGAAAACATGATTGAAGAGGGGAGCTTTAGAGAAGATCTCTATTACCGCTTGAATGTGTTTCCAATAGAAATGCCTGCTTTGTGTGAACGCAAAGAAGATATTCCATTATTACTGCAAGAACTGGTTAGCCGAGTTTATAACGAAGGCCGTGGCCGAGTGCGTTTTACTCAAAGAGGCATCGAGTCGCTTAAAGAGCATGCATGGTCTGGTAACGTTCGTGAGTTATCCAACTTAGTTGAGCGCTTAACCATCTTGTACCCCGGTGGACTGGTTGATGTTAATGACTTACCGATTAAGTATCGTCATATTGATGTACCAGAATATTGTATAGAAGTTAGTGAAGAGGAACTTGAGCGTGATGCCCTAGCCTCTATCTTTAATGATGACGAGCCTATTGATATACCAGAGTCTCGTTTCCCAAGTGAGCTGCCTCCTGAAGGGGTTAACCTAAAAGATCTGCTGGCAGAGCTTGAAATCGACATGATTAGACAAGCATTAGATCAGCAAGATAATGTGGTTGCCCGCGCTGCTGAAATGCTCGGTATTCGCCGTACAACGCTCGTTGAGAAGATGCGTAAATACGGTTTAGGTAAAGATTAA
- a CDS encoding sensor histidine kinase, whose protein sequence is MSAVPQPQFDALTSYRPQQVDVQQAANMSNRMDHILQAMPSGVVIINGDGIVTDANPVAIELLGGPLEGLRWFKVINQAFSPKDDDGHEVSLRNGRRVKLAITPLTPEPGQLIVLTDLTETRLLQKNLSHLQRLSALGKMVATLAHQVRTPLSAALLYASNLANPKISDTARKRFQGKLVDRLNELEHQVNDMLLMAKGRKQELDVIVSIEEVIDSVLNNCQPISAQKGCQLDFINHSTQGIRANDSALSSAINNLVVNSIEAGATKIEIKAYDTATALHVDVIDNGKGLDADMQQQVLEPFFTTKPQGTGLGLAVVQSVVNNHGGMMQLSCHVGEGCTASLKFPLVAKANITESVVGA, encoded by the coding sequence ATGTCCGCAGTCCCTCAGCCACAATTTGATGCACTAACAAGCTATCGTCCACAACAGGTCGACGTTCAGCAAGCCGCAAATATGTCCAATCGTATGGATCATATTCTGCAGGCGATGCCATCTGGCGTAGTGATCATCAATGGTGATGGTATTGTGACAGACGCAAATCCGGTAGCCATTGAGTTGCTTGGCGGTCCATTAGAAGGGCTACGCTGGTTTAAAGTGATCAATCAGGCTTTCTCACCTAAAGATGATGATGGTCATGAAGTGTCACTGCGTAATGGGCGCCGCGTTAAACTGGCAATTACGCCATTAACGCCAGAACCAGGTCAGCTTATCGTGTTAACTGATTTGACTGAAACACGTTTATTGCAAAAGAATTTGTCACATCTACAAAGGTTGTCAGCATTAGGCAAAATGGTGGCTACACTGGCACACCAAGTGCGTACGCCATTGAGTGCCGCCTTGTTGTATGCCTCTAATCTTGCCAACCCTAAAATTTCCGATACCGCAAGAAAGCGCTTTCAGGGAAAGCTGGTCGATAGACTCAACGAGTTAGAGCACCAAGTTAACGATATGCTGCTAATGGCAAAAGGCCGCAAGCAGGAGCTGGACGTGATTGTCTCTATTGAAGAGGTGATTGATAGCGTATTGAATAACTGCCAACCGATCTCGGCGCAAAAAGGCTGCCAGCTGGATTTTATCAATCATTCGACACAGGGCATTCGCGCAAATGACTCAGCGTTAAGTTCTGCGATAAATAATCTGGTGGTGAACAGCATTGAAGCTGGCGCGACCAAGATAGAGATAAAGGCCTACGATACGGCCACAGCACTGCATGTTGATGTGATCGATAACGGTAAAGGGTTAGATGCCGATATGCAGCAACAAGTGCTTGAACCCTTCTTTACCACTAAGCCACAAGGCACGGGGCTTGGGTTGGCAGTGGTGCAATCAGTGGTGAATAATCATGGTGGCATGATGCAGTTGAGTTGTCATGTTGGTGAAGGCTGTACCGCCTCGCTTAAATTCCCTTTAGTGGCTAAAGCCAATATCACTGAATCAGTCGTAGGAGCTTAA
- a CDS encoding sigma-54-dependent transcriptional regulator: MSEGKLLLVEDDASLREALLDTLMLAQYECVDVESAEAGILALKSDSFDMVISDVQMEGIGGLGLLNYLQHNHPKVPMLLMTAYATIDNAVNAMKLGAVDYLAKPFSPEVLLNQVSRYLPAKSTEGTPVVADEKSLALLSLAQRVAASDASVMIMGPSGSGKEVLARYIHQHSNRSTGAFVAINCAAIPENMLEATLFGYEKGAFTGAYQACPGKFEQAQGGTLLLDEISEMEVGLQAKLLRVLQEREVERLGGRKTIKLDVRVLATSNRDLKALAASGEFREDLYYRINVFPLTWPALNQRPADILPLARHLINRHSLAMNKTEVPVLAECASRRLLTHRWPGNVRELDNVVQRALILNISNEITLADIIIDNCDISLNAESFPVEEEKPTELDGLGTELKAQEHVIILETLTQCNGSRKAVAEKLGISARTLRYKMAKMRDSGIQIPA; the protein is encoded by the coding sequence ATGTCTGAAGGTAAATTACTGTTAGTTGAAGATGATGCTTCATTACGAGAAGCTCTATTAGACACGCTGATGCTAGCGCAATATGAATGCGTCGATGTTGAATCGGCTGAAGCCGGCATTTTGGCATTAAAAAGTGACTCATTTGATATGGTGATAAGCGATGTGCAAATGGAAGGGATTGGCGGCTTAGGCTTGCTTAATTACCTGCAGCATAATCACCCTAAAGTGCCCATGTTATTGATGACGGCTTACGCAACGATTGATAACGCGGTCAATGCGATGAAGTTAGGCGCCGTCGATTATCTGGCTAAACCTTTTTCACCCGAAGTGCTGCTTAACCAAGTATCAAGATACTTGCCCGCTAAATCGACAGAGGGCACACCCGTTGTCGCAGACGAAAAGAGTTTAGCCCTGCTATCTCTGGCTCAGCGAGTGGCAGCATCAGATGCATCAGTGATGATCATGGGCCCAAGTGGCAGTGGTAAAGAGGTCTTGGCGCGTTATATTCATCAGCACAGCAATCGCTCTACAGGGGCTTTTGTCGCGATAAACTGCGCCGCAATTCCTGAGAACATGCTTGAAGCAACGCTTTTTGGTTATGAAAAAGGTGCGTTTACGGGGGCTTATCAAGCCTGCCCAGGTAAATTTGAGCAAGCACAAGGCGGCACGCTACTGCTTGATGAAATTTCAGAGATGGAAGTGGGCTTGCAAGCTAAGTTACTGCGAGTGCTGCAAGAGCGTGAAGTGGAGCGACTCGGTGGCCGTAAGACCATTAAGCTAGACGTACGAGTATTGGCGACCTCAAACCGTGATTTAAAAGCGTTGGCGGCATCGGGAGAGTTTAGAGAAGATCTTTATTATCGGATCAATGTCTTTCCGCTAACTTGGCCAGCGCTAAATCAACGTCCCGCGGATATTTTACCCTTAGCAAGACACCTTATTAATCGTCACTCTTTAGCGATGAATAAAACCGAAGTACCGGTATTGGCTGAATGTGCGTCGCGGAGGTTGTTAACTCATCGTTGGCCAGGCAATGTGCGCGAACTCGACAATGTGGTACAACGTGCGCTGATTTTAAATATTTCTAACGAAATAACCCTCGCTGATATTATTATCGATAATTGCGATATTTCACTTAACGCAGAGTCATTTCCTGTCGAAGAGGAAAAGCCCACTGAGCTTGACGGTTTAGGGACTGAACTTAAAGCACAAGAACATGTGATAATTCTAGAAACCTTGACTCAGTGTAATGGCAGCCGTAAAGCCGTCGCCGAAAAACTGGGGATCAGTGCTCGAACTTTACGTTATAAAATGGCCAAAATGCGCGACTCCGGGATTCAAATACCGGCTTAA
- the fliS gene encoding flagellar export chaperone FliS has protein sequence MRSSLQSYRKVSLDNEISIATPHRIIQMMFDGALQRIAQSRYAIENNDIQNKGLYIGKAIGIITGLNNSLNMDASADISKNLSDLYDFMLRRITEANVNNDVNALDDVSNIIRTIKEGWDAIPADKHHIDSHAGAM, from the coding sequence ATGAGAAGTTCTCTTCAATCATATCGCAAGGTTTCATTAGACAATGAAATTTCAATCGCTACACCACATCGCATTATTCAGATGATGTTTGACGGGGCGCTGCAGCGTATTGCGCAAAGTCGTTATGCGATTGAAAATAATGATATACAGAATAAAGGTCTTTATATTGGTAAGGCTATAGGTATTATTACAGGCTTAAATAACAGCCTGAACATGGATGCTAGTGCTGATATTTCCAAGAACCTTAGCGACTTATATGACTTCATGTTACGTCGTATTACCGAAGCAAATGTGAATAACGATGTCAATGCTTTGGACGATGTAAGTAACATTATTCGAACGATTAAAGAAGGTTGGGACGCAATTCCCGCCGATAAGCACCATATCGATTCACATGCCGGTGCTATGTAA